A stretch of Crossiella cryophila DNA encodes these proteins:
- the pulA gene encoding pullulanase-type alpha-1,6-glucosidase — translation MRQRRRIQRTGAALLGAALVVTMLPALAAPATALPPAAPLAVGAVADLPAGVRDGDRRLGRDALRADLAGQRFYFLLPDRFANGDPRNDTAGSPGGRSKHGFDPADKGYYHGGDLAGLRSKLDYLRGMGTTAVWLTPMFRNRWVQGSGSTASAGYHGYWTTDYTALDPHFGTVQEMRALIKDAHGRGMKVFFDIVANHTADVIDYAGGKHDYRGSGAQPYLDADGRPIDLAALAGGKDFPKLDARRSFAYEPVLRAGDAEAKKPRWLNDVTLYHNRGNSTFAGESSTHGDFDGLDDLMTEHPRVVDGMTGIFTSWIDELDIDGYRVDTVKHVNLEFWRALAPRVQEHARRKGKKDFFVFGEVYDGDPAITSKYTTGGRLQSVLDFPFQGGARAFAAGQGADRLAEVLLADDRYTDADSNANALPTFLGNHDMGRIATMLRQDRPGMSEAETLARLRLAHSLMYFWRGNPVVYYGDEQGFVGTGGDKDARQDMFPSKVPEWLEQDQIGTDATPAADNFDPKHPLYRHLGQLSSFVDGDPVWRRGNQVLRLAERDVLAFSRIDRDTQVEHVVLANGGNTPAEARVPVSAPGLGFRTVWGGDAALTSGVDGTVRVSVPPLSAVVLRSTGRIPVPGSGSGQPTLVVPPVGTGLGDRVELRADHVTAPFAQATFAARVAGERDWTVLGTDDAAPYRVYADLAALPGAKAGARVELRTVVKDAAGRLTADGAEVALVAAPGGGTGAQPSPDWLVVHYNRPTGDYDGWGLHVWGEVAEPTAWERPLPFAGETGYGRFAWVKLKPGAKQVGFLVHKGEEKDVAGDRFVDPSITPQVWLKQGQAPVFPSQSAATGAVEIRYHRPGGDYGGVRLRVGGGIAVDQPAELPLEARDDYGVRASVRVNGTGAPVELTVLKDGATDVIGRIEPVRGAEAWLRQGDQAVHTSRAAAERRIVLHYHRPAGDYADWTLYHWGGSATPSPSWNESQRPDRQDGFGLTWSVPLAEGATGLSYLLHRGDTKDPGPDQRIQLGATGHEVWYASGATRPDGSVSYVLPPSVAAPADADLSKAKAIWVSKDRVVWDVPASDSDGYELRHDPDGRIAVVAGQVQGGRVLRLAPDPGGLPAELAAKFPHLRGKPVYRLRASDVDSGRDAVRGQVVAVHRDAGGALRHATGVQLAGVLDAHYAPAAAGLTLGPLAQPAGVRLWAPTAKSVNLRLFERTPPDATTAPSQTLALQRDPASGAWSGFGDWLGRYYQFEVTAWQPRTGKVETAVVTDPYSLALTVDSTHSQLTDLREAPPGWDREVAKGLGPNPARHAITELHVRDFSIGDTSVPESDRGTYKAFTHRDSTGMRHLRALAEAGMDTVHLLPTFDIATIPERRADQQRPACDLAGMPADSEQQQECVTRAAAKDGFNWGYDPWHYDVPEGSYATPDAQSGQARARQYREMVQALHANGNRVVVDVVYNHTAAAGNDPRSVLDRVVPGYYQRLTEDGSVANSTCCANTATENAMMGKLVVDSVLRWARLYKVDGFRFDLMGHHPKANILAVRAALDGLTVARDGVDGRNIRLYGEGWDFGEVGGNARFEQATQANMAGTGVGTFNDRLRDGVRGGGPFDADPRVQGLGSGLAGAPNGSPANGTPAEQLARLTNYTDLVKLGLAGNAADFRFRATNGTEIIGRDVRYNGARAGYTAAPAESITYVDAHDNESLYDALAYKLPPGTPMADRIRMHTLALAPALLGQGQPLVHAGTEFLRSKSLDRNSYDSGDWFNRYDPSLRTSAFGAGLPPAHDNRDKWPYAKPLLANPTLKPTPTDLRTTLDRTLDLLRLRQSSPLFTLPNQPLVQQKLTFPDPGPQAAPGTVLAHLDDTAGPDVDPARRGVLVVINPDPGVREVVLPAGGGWRLHELQAGGGDPVVRETGVTGDRARVPGRTVAVLVR, via the coding sequence GTGCGGCAGCGCAGGCGGATCCAGCGAACCGGTGCAGCCCTGCTGGGCGCGGCGCTGGTGGTGACCATGCTGCCCGCGCTCGCCGCGCCGGCGACCGCGTTGCCACCGGCGGCGCCGCTGGCCGTCGGCGCGGTCGCGGACCTGCCAGCCGGTGTGCGGGACGGCGATCGGCGGCTCGGCCGGGACGCGTTGCGCGCGGACCTGGCCGGGCAACGGTTCTACTTCCTGCTGCCGGACCGGTTCGCCAACGGAGACCCGCGCAACGACACCGCGGGCAGTCCAGGCGGCCGGTCCAAGCACGGCTTCGACCCGGCGGACAAGGGTTACTACCACGGTGGCGACCTGGCCGGACTGCGGTCCAAACTGGACTACCTGCGCGGCATGGGCACCACCGCGGTGTGGCTGACCCCGATGTTCCGCAACCGCTGGGTGCAGGGCTCTGGCAGCACCGCCTCCGCGGGGTACCACGGCTACTGGACCACCGACTACACCGCGCTGGACCCGCATTTCGGGACGGTGCAGGAGATGCGCGCGCTGATCAAGGACGCGCACGGCCGCGGGATGAAGGTCTTCTTCGACATCGTGGCCAACCACACCGCCGACGTCATCGACTACGCCGGCGGCAAGCACGACTACCGCGGTTCCGGCGCGCAGCCCTACCTGGACGCCGACGGACGGCCGATCGACCTGGCCGCGCTGGCCGGTGGCAAGGACTTCCCGAAGCTGGACGCGCGCCGGTCCTTCGCCTACGAGCCGGTGCTGCGTGCCGGGGACGCCGAGGCGAAGAAACCCAGGTGGCTCAACGACGTCACGCTCTACCACAATCGCGGCAACTCGACCTTCGCCGGGGAATCCTCCACGCACGGCGACTTCGACGGGCTCGACGACCTGATGACCGAGCATCCCCGGGTGGTCGACGGGATGACCGGCATCTTCACCAGCTGGATCGACGAGCTGGACATCGACGGCTACCGGGTGGACACGGTCAAGCACGTCAACCTGGAGTTCTGGCGGGCGCTGGCGCCCAGGGTGCAGGAACACGCCCGGCGAAAGGGCAAGAAGGACTTCTTCGTCTTCGGCGAGGTCTACGACGGCGATCCGGCGATCACCTCGAAGTACACCACCGGTGGCCGGTTGCAGTCGGTGCTGGACTTCCCGTTCCAGGGCGGGGCGCGCGCCTTCGCCGCCGGTCAGGGCGCGGACCGGCTGGCCGAGGTGCTGCTCGCCGACGACCGCTACACCGACGCGGACTCCAACGCCAACGCGCTGCCCACCTTCCTGGGCAACCACGACATGGGCCGCATCGCCACCATGCTGCGCCAGGACCGCCCCGGCATGTCCGAGGCGGAGACCCTGGCGCGGCTGCGGCTGGCGCACAGCCTGATGTACTTCTGGCGCGGCAACCCGGTCGTCTACTACGGCGACGAACAGGGCTTCGTCGGCACCGGTGGCGACAAGGACGCGCGGCAGGACATGTTCCCCAGCAAGGTGCCGGAATGGCTGGAGCAGGACCAGATCGGCACCGACGCCACCCCGGCCGCGGACAACTTCGACCCGAAGCACCCGCTGTACCGGCACCTCGGCCAACTGTCGTCCTTTGTGGACGGTGATCCGGTATGGCGGCGCGGCAACCAGGTGCTGCGCCTGGCCGAACGGGATGTGCTGGCCTTCAGCCGGATCGACCGGGACACCCAGGTCGAGCACGTGGTGCTGGCCAACGGCGGGAACACCCCGGCCGAGGCGCGGGTGCCGGTTTCCGCGCCAGGACTGGGTTTCCGCACGGTCTGGGGCGGTGACGCGGCGCTGACCAGCGGGGTGGACGGCACGGTGCGGGTGAGTGTGCCGCCGCTGTCCGCGGTGGTGTTGCGCTCGACCGGCCGGATCCCGGTGCCGGGCAGCGGTTCCGGGCAGCCCACGCTGGTCGTGCCGCCGGTGGGCACCGGACTGGGTGATCGGGTGGAACTGCGCGCGGACCACGTGACCGCGCCGTTCGCCCAGGCCACCTTCGCCGCCAGGGTGGCGGGGGAGCGGGACTGGACCGTGCTCGGTACCGACGACGCCGCGCCGTACCGGGTCTACGCCGACCTCGCCGCGTTGCCCGGGGCCAAGGCGGGCGCGCGGGTCGAGCTGCGCACCGTGGTCAAGGACGCCGCCGGACGGCTCACCGCGGACGGCGCCGAGGTCGCGCTGGTGGCCGCGCCGGGCGGTGGCACCGGCGCGCAGCCGAGCCCGGACTGGCTGGTGGTGCACTACAACCGGCCTACCGGGGACTACGACGGCTGGGGCCTGCACGTGTGGGGCGAGGTCGCCGAACCCACCGCGTGGGAGCGGCCGCTGCCCTTCGCCGGGGAGACCGGGTACGGGCGATTCGCCTGGGTGAAACTCAAGCCGGGCGCCAAACAGGTCGGCTTCCTGGTGCACAAGGGCGAGGAGAAGGACGTTGCCGGTGACCGGTTCGTCGACCCCTCGATCACGCCGCAGGTGTGGCTGAAACAGGGGCAGGCGCCGGTGTTCCCGAGCCAGAGCGCGGCCACCGGCGCGGTCGAGATCCGGTACCACCGGCCCGGCGGCGACTACGGCGGCGTGCGGTTGCGGGTGGGCGGCGGCATCGCCGTGGACCAGCCCGCTGAACTGCCCCTGGAGGCCAGGGACGACTACGGCGTCCGGGCGAGCGTGCGGGTCAACGGCACTGGGGCGCCGGTCGAGCTGACCGTGCTCAAGGACGGCGCGACCGACGTCATCGGGCGGATCGAACCCGTGCGTGGGGCCGAAGCCTGGCTGCGCCAAGGAGATCAGGCCGTGCACACCAGCCGGGCCGCGGCCGAGCGGCGGATCGTGCTGCACTACCACCGGCCGGCCGGTGACTACGCCGACTGGACGCTGTACCACTGGGGTGGATCGGCCACACCGAGCCCGTCCTGGAACGAGTCCCAGCGACCCGACCGGCAGGACGGCTTCGGGCTGACCTGGTCGGTGCCACTGGCCGAGGGCGCGACCGGGCTGAGCTACCTGCTGCATCGCGGCGACACCAAGGATCCCGGCCCGGACCAGCGGATCCAGCTCGGCGCGACCGGCCACGAGGTCTGGTACGCCAGTGGTGCCACCCGGCCGGACGGCTCGGTGTCCTACGTGCTGCCGCCCTCGGTGGCGGCCCCGGCGGACGCGGATCTGAGCAAGGCCAAGGCGATCTGGGTCAGCAAGGACCGGGTCGTCTGGGACGTGCCCGCATCCGACAGCGACGGTTACGAGCTGCGGCACGACCCGGACGGGCGGATCGCCGTGGTGGCCGGTCAGGTCCAGGGCGGCCGGGTACTGCGACTCGCGCCCGATCCCGGTGGACTGCCCGCGGAACTGGCGGCGAAATTCCCGCACCTGCGCGGAAAACCGGTCTACCGGCTGAGAGCGTCCGATGTGGACAGTGGGCGGGACGCGGTGCGCGGCCAGGTCGTCGCCGTGCACCGGGACGCGGGCGGCGCACTCCGGCACGCCACCGGGGTGCAGCTGGCCGGGGTGCTCGACGCGCACTACGCCCCGGCCGCGGCTGGCCTGACTCTCGGTCCGCTGGCCCAGCCCGCCGGTGTCCGGCTGTGGGCGCCGACCGCGAAGTCGGTCAACCTGCGACTGTTCGAGCGCACCCCGCCGGACGCGACCACGGCACCCAGCCAAACCCTTGCCCTGCAACGCGATCCGGCCTCCGGGGCGTGGAGCGGGTTCGGCGACTGGCTGGGCCGCTACTACCAGTTCGAGGTCACCGCCTGGCAGCCGCGCACCGGCAAGGTCGAGACCGCCGTGGTCACCGACCCGTACTCGCTCGCGCTGACCGTCGACTCCACCCACTCCCAGCTCACCGACCTGCGCGAGGCCCCGCCCGGCTGGGATCGCGAGGTGGCCAAGGGGCTGGGCCCGAACCCGGCCCGGCACGCCATCACCGAACTGCACGTCCGCGACTTCTCCATCGGCGATACCAGCGTGCCCGAGTCCGACCGCGGCACCTACAAGGCGTTCACCCACCGCGACTCCACCGGCATGCGGCACCTGCGCGCGCTGGCCGAAGCGGGTATGGACACCGTGCACCTGCTGCCCACCTTCGATATCGCCACCATCCCCGAACGCCGCGCCGACCAGCAGAGACCCGCCTGCGATCTGGCCGGGATGCCCGCGGACTCCGAACAGCAGCAGGAATGCGTGACCCGCGCCGCGGCCAAGGACGGGTTCAACTGGGGTTACGACCCGTGGCACTACGACGTGCCCGAGGGCTCCTACGCCACCCCGGACGCCCAGTCCGGCCAGGCCCGCGCCCGCCAGTACCGCGAGATGGTGCAGGCCCTGCACGCCAACGGGAACCGGGTGGTCGTCGACGTCGTCTACAACCACACCGCCGCCGCGGGCAACGACCCCAGGTCGGTGCTGGACCGGGTCGTGCCCGGCTACTACCAGCGGCTCACCGAGGACGGCTCGGTGGCCAACTCCACCTGCTGCGCCAACACCGCCACCGAGAACGCCATGATGGGCAAGCTGGTGGTGGACTCGGTGCTGCGCTGGGCCCGGCTGTACAAGGTGGACGGCTTCCGGTTCGACCTGATGGGCCACCACCCCAAGGCCAACATCCTGGCCGTGCGCGCCGCGCTGGACGGGCTGACCGTGGCCAGGGACGGGGTGGACGGCCGCAACATCCGGCTCTACGGCGAGGGCTGGGACTTCGGCGAGGTCGGCGGCAACGCCCGCTTCGAGCAGGCCACCCAGGCCAACATGGCGGGCACCGGCGTCGGCACCTTCAACGACCGGCTGCGCGACGGCGTCCGCGGCGGCGGCCCCTTCGACGCCGACCCCCGCGTCCAGGGACTGGGCTCCGGCCTGGCGGGCGCGCCCAACGGCAGTCCGGCCAACGGCACCCCCGCCGAGCAACTGGCCCGCCTGACCAACTACACCGACCTGGTCAAACTCGGCCTGGCGGGCAACGCCGCGGACTTCCGCTTCCGCGCCACCAACGGCACCGAGATCATCGGCCGCGACGTCCGCTACAACGGCGCCCGCGCCGGATACACCGCCGCGCCGGCCGAGTCGATCACCTACGTCGACGCCCACGACAACGAGTCCCTCTACGACGCCCTGGCCTACAAACTCCCGCCAGGCACCCCGATGGCCGACCGCATCCGCATGCACACCCTCGCCCTGGCCCCAGCCCTACTCGGCCAAGGCCAGCCCCTGGTGCACGCCGGCACCGAGTTCCTGCGCTCCAAGTCCCTGGACCGCAACAGCTACGACTCCGGCGACTGGTTCAACCGCTACGACCCATCCCTGCGCACCTCCGCCTTCGGCGCCGGCCTGCCACCGGCCCACGACAACCGCGACAAGTGGCCCTACGCCAAACCCCTGCTCGCCAACCCAACCCTCAAACCCACCCCGACAGACCTCCGCACCACCCTGGACCGCACCCTGGACCTGTTGCGGCTGAGGCAGTCCTCCCCACTGTTCACCCTGCCCAACCAGCCCCTGGTCCAGCAGAAACTCACCTTCCCCGACCCAGGCCCGCAAGCCGCCCCCGGCACGGTGCTCGCCCACCTGGACGACACGGCCGGACCGGATGTGGATCCGGCGCGGCGGGGGGTGCTGGTGGTGATCAACCCGGATCCGGGGGTGCGTGAGGTGGTGTTGCCCGCGGGGGGTGGGTGGCGGTTGCACGAGTTGCAGGCCGGTGGCGGGGATCCGGTGGTGCGGGAGACGGGTGTGACGGGGGATCGGGCGCGGGTGCCGGGGCGGACGGTGGCGGTTCTGGTGCGCTGA
- a CDS encoding LapA family protein, whose protein sequence is MSEAHTPDGPGQHSGEHQRPDPGAEQRTDPRAARRRANERAAAQPGGAQPGRSRLGGLWSVFVVAAVVLLLLLVFILENSQDVQISYFGVAGTLPLGVALLLSAILGVLLVAVPGYARIIQLRRSAKRGSGRG, encoded by the coding sequence ATGAGCGAAGCCCACACCCCCGACGGCCCCGGTCAGCACTCCGGCGAGCACCAGCGCCCCGACCCCGGCGCCGAGCAACGCACCGATCCCCGCGCCGCCCGTCGCCGCGCGAATGAACGTGCCGCCGCCCAGCCCGGTGGTGCGCAGCCGGGACGCAGCCGTCTCGGTGGGCTGTGGAGTGTGTTCGTGGTGGCGGCCGTGGTGCTGCTGCTGTTGCTCGTCTTCATCCTGGAGAACAGCCAGGACGTGCAGATCTCCTACTTCGGGGTGGCCGGCACGTTGCCGCTGGGCGTGGCGTTGTTGCTGTCGGCGATCCTGGGTGTGTTGCTGGTGGCGGTGCCGGGGTACGCGCGCATCATCCAGCTCCGCCGGAGTGCGAAGCGGGGGAGCGGGCGGGGCTGA
- the ndk gene encoding nucleoside-diphosphate kinase produces the protein MSERTLVLVKPDGVARGLVGEVISRIERKGLKLVALELRNVERGVAEQHYAEHDGKPFFGSLLDFITSGPLVAAVVEGTRAIPAFRQLAGGTDPVEKATPGTIRGDFALETQFNLVHGSDSPESAAREIKLWFPNLAG, from the coding sequence GTGAGCGAGCGCACCCTGGTCCTGGTCAAGCCCGACGGCGTTGCCCGCGGCCTGGTCGGTGAGGTCATCTCCCGCATCGAGCGCAAGGGCCTGAAGCTGGTCGCGCTGGAGCTGCGCAACGTCGAGCGCGGCGTTGCCGAGCAGCACTACGCCGAGCACGACGGCAAGCCCTTCTTCGGCAGCCTGCTGGACTTCATCACCTCCGGCCCGCTGGTGGCCGCCGTGGTCGAGGGCACCCGCGCCATCCCGGCGTTCCGCCAGCTCGCCGGTGGCACCGACCCGGTCGAGAAGGCCACCCCCGGCACCATCCGCGGCGACTTCGCCCTGGAGACCCAGTTCAACCTCGTGCACGGCTCCGACTCGCCCGAGTCCGCCGCCCGCGAGATCAAGCTCTGGTTCCCCAACCTGGCTGGCTGA